GCTTGCTGAAGATTATGTCGAAGATGGGGATTTCGCTGCTGTCTAGCTATCAAGCGGCGCAAATCTTTGAGGCGATCGGTATTGGTGGCGATTTGCTGGATTTGGGTTTCCGGGGGACTGTTTCTCGGATTGGCGGCTTGAGTATCAAAGAATTGGCTACTGAGGTGATTTCCTTCCACAGCAAGGCTTTCCCCGAATTGAGCGGTAAGAAACTGGAAAATTATGGCTTTGTCCAGTTCCGGCCAGGCGGTGAATATCACATGAATAGCCCGGAAATGGCGAAGGCGCTACATAAGGCTGTCACCAGCTTTAAAGAAGGGGCTAGGGGAGAGGGGCTAGGGACTAGGGAAAGAGAAGAAAATTCTGGCTCTACCCCTTCTTCCGCTTATGAACATTACGAGGTTTACAAGCAGCAGTTGGAACATCGGCCCGTAACTGCTTTGCGGGATTTGTTGGATTTCCAGAGCGATCGCGCTGCTATTCCTGTATCAGAAGTAGAATCGGTGGCGGATATCGTCAAACGGTTTGCGACGGGGGGGATGTCTCTGGGGGCGCTGTCGCCGGAAGCTCACGAAACCCTAGCGATCGCTATGAACCGCATCGGTGGGAAGTCTAACTCTGGGGAAGGTGGTGAAGATCCTAAGCGATACAAAGTGTTGGATGATGTGAGTGAGGCTGGACTTTCGCCGACTTTCTCTCACTTGCAGGGCTTGCGGAACGGCGACAAAGCCAACTCTGCCATCAAACAAGTTGCTTCTGGTCGCTTTGGGGTGACACCTGAGTACCTAATGAGTGCTAAGCAGATCGAAATTAAGATGGCACAAGGTGCGAAACCAGGGGAAGGCGGGCAATTGCCAGGGCCGAAAGTGAGCCAGTATATCGCCTATTTGCGGCGTTCTAAGCCGGGAGTAACGCTGATTTCGCCCCCGCCGCACCATGACATCTACTCGATTGAAGACTTGGCGCAGTTGATTTTTGACTTGCACCAAATTAATCCCCAGGCTGGCGTTTCAGTCAAGTTAGTGGCAGAAGTTGGGATCGGTACCGTCGCGGCTGGTGTCGCCAAGGCGAATGCTGACGTGATTCAAATTTCTGGACACGACGGCGGGACGGGTGCTTCGCCCCTGTCTTCGATTAAACACGCGGGAGCTCCTTGGGAACTGGGTTTAACTGAAGTTCACCGGGTGTTGATGGAGAATAAGCTGCGCGATCGCGTCGTGTTGCGAGTGGATGGCGGCTTCAAAACCGGCTGGGATGTCGTCATGAGCGCATTAATGGGCGGTGAAGAGTACGGTTTCGGCTCGGTGGCGATGATCGCAGAAGGCTGTATTATGGCTCGGATTTGCCACACGAATAACTGTCCAGTGGGGGTGGCAACTCAGCAGGAACACCTACGGAAGCGTTTCCCAGGTACGCCGGAGCACGTTGTTAACTTCTTCTACTTTGTGGCGGAGGAAGTGCGGAGTTTGTTGGCAAAATTGGGATACCGATCGCTCAATGATATTATTGGTCGCGCTGATTTGCTGAAGATGCGCGAAGGCGTGCATTTGACTAAGACTCAGGCTGTGAATTTGGACTGTCTGACGCAGTTACCTGATACTAAGAGCGATCGCAGTTTCTTAGTACATAGCGACGTTCACAGCAATGGGCCAGTGTTGGATGACAATTTGTTAGCGGATGCTGAGATTCAGGCCGCGATCGCCAATCATGGTAGCGTTACCAAAAACATCCCCTTAGTGAATACCGATCGCACTGTTGGAGCCCGACTCAGTGGCGCGATCGCACTTCAACATGGTAACAGCGGTTTTGAAGGTCAAATTAACCTCAACTTCACTGGTAGTGCGGGTCAGAGCTTTGGCGCGTTCAATTTGCCAGGGATGATTCTGAGCTTATCAGGGGAGGCTAATGATTACGTTGGTAAGGGAATGCACGGCGGCGAGATCGCGATCAAACCCCCTGCTGGTGCGACTTATGACCCTGCACAAAACGTAATCGTGGGCAATACTTGCTTATACGGCGCAACGGGGGGAACTCTGTTTGCTAATGGTAAAGCAGGGGAACGGTTTGCGGTTCGTAACTCGATGGCGAAAGCGGTAATCGAGGGTGCTGGCGATCACTGTTGCGAGTATATGACTGGTGGCGTTGTCGTGGTTTTGGGTACAGTTGGCCGTAACGTCGGTGCGGGTATGACTGGCGGTTTGGGCTATTTCCTCGATGAAGATGGCAGTTTCCCCAATCATGTCAACCCTGAGATTGTGAAAGTTCAGCGGGTAATTACCCCTGCTGGGGAGCAACAATTGAAAGAGTTAATTCAGGATCATAGCGATCGCACTGGTTCGGAGAAGGCGAAGCATATTCTGGCTAATTGGTCGGAATATTTGCCGAAGTTCTGGCAAGTTGTACCGCCTTCTGAAGCTAGTTCTCCTGAAGCGAGTGCTGATGCTACTGAGAAGGTTGCTGTGAAGGCTTAATAAGACCTGGCGAATAAGGCCTGGCGAATAGAATTCGCGGCTACACAAACCAAGTCCGCCTTCGCGGACTATATAAATTTAACCCGCGCAGGCGGGTTTTTTTTGTAGATGGCGCAGAAATAGCCCGAAAACTAGCGAAGCTGATATAAGCTGCAAAGTAGCAGTTTAAACCATTGCCAGGTAAAGGTTACAGCCATTTTTTATCAGACCGCGCCCTTAATCTAGGACAATACTCTGTTTGCAGCTAGTAACAACTTCGCTATATTTAGATCTAGTGGGAGCGATCGCCCTCGGTTAAATCTTCTGCCAGTTCGTCTAAGCGATCGTTTGCATCTCTTGCCAGTTTCAAACAGTAGACGGTAGCAGACAGCCCGCCAGTAGTGGTTACAACTCCCTCTGGTGCTTTACCTAATAGCATCAGTCCAACCCCAGCAAAACCAACAATGGCACAAGTTGCAGTTGTTGCCAGAGCTAAGTTAAAACTGAGGCGTGCTTGGCGCAGGCGTTCTTTGATAATGTCGTACTGGTCAGGGTTGTGATTGGTGTCCATAGCTTTTTTAACCTCAAGTTCATACTTCTACTGTGAGGCTAAATATCTGAAACCCTGACTAGGCAATGATTATATTGTCAACCTCTTTTGGCTCATGTATGATTGTTTTATGATTGAGATGCGATCGCGTTAAAAATTTCTTTTAAGGTTTTAGCTAATTTATGTCAAATCCTGACCACTGCGGAAAAAAGAAAAGACTAACTTGTATTGCTTCTGAAGAAGGTATAGAGAAAGCAAACAGTAGCTTGATCAGGTTAGGGTTTGACTCAAAAATTAATTTTGCTAATTCGCAGATTATATCTCGCAGTACAGTCACCAAATTTTTTAGTAGAAAGCCGATTCAACCTGATTCATTCAAAAGAATATGTGAGAAGCTAGAATTAAACTGGGAAGATATTATCGAACTAATGCCCAATAAAAATCTCTTTTATCGGCCAATAAGTCAGATTACAGTTCTCCCTAATCTTGAAACGGAGCAAGGTTCTGTGCAAATAATTACCCGTCAAATCTTAGTTATTGATAGAGAAAATCAAGAAGTCATCTCAGCTATAACTTTAGAAGGTGAGATCGACTCCGTTCAATCTGACTTATCATTTTGGCAATCCGATTTTTCAACAAAATATCCTAATAGTAATATAAAAGTCATAGCTATTAAACCAGGCAGTATCAAAATAGTAATAGAAGGCAATCAAGAAGATATTGATATGCTTTTATCTGATTTTGAGTCAGGAGAACTAACAGAAATTAATGGTTATCCCGTTCAAAATATCCAAATATTGACGGAAAGCGTAGAAGATGACGAAAGCAGCAAACGAAAATGGCGTTTAGTAGAGGATATTCGTACCAATAAAGTTGAGGGGCGA
The Kamptonema formosum PCC 6407 genome window above contains:
- a CDS encoding TRADD-N-associated membrane domain-containing protein; the encoded protein is MDTNHNPDQYDIIKERLRQARLSFNLALATTATCAIVGFAGVGLMLLGKAPEGVVTTTGGLSATVYCLKLARDANDRLDELAEDLTEGDRSH
- a CDS encoding glutamate synthase-related protein; amino-acid sequence: MGNTSVNHNRDLHSGQNSGTPYPGQRWLVEERDACGVGFIANQTGVATHEIIAKALPALTCLEHRGGCSADSDSGDGAGLMTAIPWELLQEWFAQQQIQTPKPENSGVAMIFLPPDKENAAIARQVVEQTLADQNLNLVGWREVPVKPEVLGIQARENQPQIEQLIVSSEKLQGDALERQLFLTRRTIGETLFQRSGFPRKEFYVCSFSTRTIVYKGMVRSAVLGEFYTDLTNPAYKSPFAVYHRRFSTNTMPRWPLAQPMRLLGHNGEINTLLGNINWMTAREADLAHPHWADTDVPTFKPTVDAENSDSANLDNIMELLVRSGRSTLESLMILVPEAYKNQPALAPYPEIVDFYEYYSGIQEPWDGPALLVFSDGKQVGATLDRNGLRPARYCITKDGLVIVASEAGVVDIPEADIVEKGRLGPGQMIAVDLDSNEVLKNWEIKQRAAKAYPYGEWLQKHRQTMPVGDFAQSTSLDAQTLLRHQTAFGYTAEDLEMVIADMASTGKEPTFCMGDDIPLAVLSGRPHLLYDYFKQRFAQVTNPPIDPLREGMVMSLSMQLGERGNLLEAKPENARMLKINSPVLNEAELAWLKSREAFPVKELSTLYAIAQGPAGLEAAVKQLCQAAAAAIRSGAKIIVLSDRVAKEEGGISSAVLSTEYTYIPPMLAVGAVHHHLIREGLRMKGSLIVDTAQCWSTHHFACLIGYGAIAICPYLALESVGHWWSDSKTQALMERGKLAKITLAAAQAKYRKAVEDGLLKIMSKMGISLLSSYQAAQIFEAIGIGGDLLDLGFRGTVSRIGGLSIKELATEVISFHSKAFPELSGKKLENYGFVQFRPGGEYHMNSPEMAKALHKAVTSFKEGARGEGLGTREREENSGSTPSSAYEHYEVYKQQLEHRPVTALRDLLDFQSDRAAIPVSEVESVADIVKRFATGGMSLGALSPEAHETLAIAMNRIGGKSNSGEGGEDPKRYKVLDDVSEAGLSPTFSHLQGLRNGDKANSAIKQVASGRFGVTPEYLMSAKQIEIKMAQGAKPGEGGQLPGPKVSQYIAYLRRSKPGVTLISPPPHHDIYSIEDLAQLIFDLHQINPQAGVSVKLVAEVGIGTVAAGVAKANADVIQISGHDGGTGASPLSSIKHAGAPWELGLTEVHRVLMENKLRDRVVLRVDGGFKTGWDVVMSALMGGEEYGFGSVAMIAEGCIMARICHTNNCPVGVATQQEHLRKRFPGTPEHVVNFFYFVAEEVRSLLAKLGYRSLNDIIGRADLLKMREGVHLTKTQAVNLDCLTQLPDTKSDRSFLVHSDVHSNGPVLDDNLLADAEIQAAIANHGSVTKNIPLVNTDRTVGARLSGAIALQHGNSGFEGQINLNFTGSAGQSFGAFNLPGMILSLSGEANDYVGKGMHGGEIAIKPPAGATYDPAQNVIVGNTCLYGATGGTLFANGKAGERFAVRNSMAKAVIEGAGDHCCEYMTGGVVVVLGTVGRNVGAGMTGGLGYFLDEDGSFPNHVNPEIVKVQRVITPAGEQQLKELIQDHSDRTGSEKAKHILANWSEYLPKFWQVVPPSEASSPEASADATEKVAVKA